In Aquimarina sp. TRL1, a single window of DNA contains:
- a CDS encoding M20/M25/M40 family metallo-hydrolase, with translation MITTKGTTQKTTSAKQDSVIVKKIYNASLLEGKSYEWLDYLSNQIGGRLSGSLNAQRAVEWAEKELKELGLDKVWLQSVMVPKWTRGVTEFAYIETELGKTTNVPICALGGSVPTPIGGLKAPVIEVKGIEELADLGTEKIKGKIVFYNRPMQAELIQTFQAYGGCVDQRYAGAKEAAKFGAVGVIVRSMNLRQDDYPHTGAMSYGDLSNSEKIPAAAISTNGADLLSAMLKLNPQIKFNFNMNCRLWKDVESFNVIGEIKGTTYPNEYMVVGGHLDSWDLGDGSHDDGAGIVQSMEVLRLFKKIGYKPKRSIRVVLFMNEENGLRGGKKYAKVAKEKGENHVFALESDAGGFTPRGFSFDCDEANLQQIQSWKPLFAPYLIHYFEKGGSGADIGPLKKEKGIVLAGLRPDSQRYFDYHHAANDTFDAVNKRELELGAATMTSLMYLMDTYGIK, from the coding sequence ATGATTACAACCAAAGGGACAACGCAGAAGACTACTTCTGCGAAACAAGATTCTGTGATAGTAAAGAAAATATACAACGCTTCTCTTTTAGAAGGAAAAAGCTATGAATGGTTAGATTACTTATCCAATCAGATAGGAGGGCGTTTATCCGGTTCATTAAATGCGCAACGTGCGGTAGAATGGGCAGAAAAAGAGCTAAAGGAATTAGGCTTGGATAAAGTGTGGCTACAGTCTGTAATGGTACCAAAATGGACTAGAGGAGTTACTGAATTTGCCTATATAGAAACAGAATTAGGAAAAACGACTAATGTGCCTATTTGTGCATTAGGAGGATCAGTACCTACACCGATTGGAGGGTTAAAGGCTCCTGTAATAGAGGTAAAAGGAATAGAGGAATTAGCAGATTTGGGGACTGAAAAAATCAAAGGAAAAATTGTCTTTTATAACCGTCCTATGCAGGCAGAGCTGATTCAAACATTTCAGGCATATGGAGGATGTGTGGATCAACGATATGCCGGTGCAAAAGAAGCCGCCAAGTTTGGAGCTGTGGGAGTGATTGTACGTTCAATGAATTTAAGACAAGATGATTATCCACATACAGGAGCGATGAGTTATGGTGATTTATCCAATTCAGAAAAAATTCCGGCAGCAGCTATTAGTACAAATGGAGCCGACTTATTAAGTGCCATGCTGAAATTAAATCCGCAAATTAAGTTTAATTTTAATATGAATTGTCGTTTGTGGAAAGATGTAGAATCATTTAATGTGATTGGTGAAATAAAAGGAACAACATACCCGAATGAATATATGGTGGTAGGAGGTCATTTAGACTCATGGGATTTAGGAGATGGTTCTCATGATGATGGGGCAGGAATTGTTCAATCGATGGAGGTGTTACGACTGTTTAAGAAAATTGGGTATAAACCCAAACGATCAATACGGGTTGTATTATTTATGAATGAGGAAAATGGATTACGAGGAGGAAAAAAATATGCGAAAGTGGCAAAAGAAAAAGGAGAGAATCACGTCTTTGCCTTAGAAAGTGATGCAGGAGGTTTTACACCAAGAGGGTTTTCCTTTGATTGTGATGAAGCAAATTTACAACAGATACAATCCTGGAAACCGCTATTTGCACCGTATTTGATTCATTATTTCGAAAAAGGAGGAAGTGGAGCAGATATCGGTCCTCTCAAAAAAGAAAAAGGAATTGTATTGGCAGGATTACGACCAGATTCTCAGCGGTATTTTGACTACCACCATGCAGCAAATGACACATTTGATGCCGTAAATAAAAGAGAACTTGAACTAGGGGCAGCCACTATGACTAGTCTGATGTATCTAATGGATACCTATGGGATTAAGTAA
- a CDS encoding PPK2 family polyphosphate kinase, whose product MNKINYKDFQAVDPVSLSDVPTTYDLDASEKKIEKELEDVREKLGKLQDTLYAHGKYAVLVCLQGMDTAGKDSLIREVFKDFNARGIVVHSFKVPTELELDHDYLWRHYIALPARGKFGVFNRTHYENVLVTRVHPEYILGENIPGIDKASDIDDAFWEQRFEQIRNFEKHIAQNGTLIYKFYLHISKDEQKNRLLRRLEKMEKNWKFSAGDLKERKLWDHYQEYYQDAINRTSVSHAPWYIIPGDDKPTARYIVARTLYDSLKTYKDIDEPELDPETKANLDLYKRQLESE is encoded by the coding sequence ATGAATAAAATTAATTATAAAGACTTTCAGGCAGTTGATCCTGTTTCTCTATCCGATGTTCCAACCACATATGATTTGGATGCCAGTGAAAAAAAAATAGAGAAAGAATTAGAAGATGTACGAGAAAAACTGGGAAAACTACAAGATACCTTATACGCACATGGTAAATATGCAGTACTGGTATGTCTGCAAGGAATGGATACCGCAGGAAAAGATAGCTTGATACGTGAAGTTTTTAAGGATTTTAATGCACGGGGAATCGTTGTTCATAGCTTTAAAGTACCTACCGAATTAGAATTGGATCACGACTATTTATGGAGACATTATATAGCATTACCAGCAAGGGGTAAGTTTGGGGTTTTTAACCGCACGCATTATGAAAATGTTTTGGTAACCCGGGTGCATCCTGAATATATATTGGGAGAGAATATTCCGGGAATAGATAAGGCCTCTGATATAGATGATGCATTTTGGGAACAAAGATTTGAGCAAATTAGAAATTTTGAAAAGCACATCGCTCAAAATGGAACCTTGATTTATAAGTTTTATTTGCATATTTCTAAAGATGAACAAAAAAACAGACTCTTAAGGAGATTAGAAAAAATGGAAAAGAACTGGAAGTTTTCTGCAGGAGATCTCAAAGAAAGAAAGCTGTGGGATCACTATCAGGAGTATTATCAGGATGCAATTAACAGAACTTCGGTCTCCCATGCGCCATGGTATATCATTCCTGGTGATGATAAACCAACCGCTCGATATATTGTTGCAAGAACCTTATATGATAGCTTAAAAACGTATAAAGATATTGACGAGCCAGAATTGGACCCAGAAACAAAAGCGAATCTGGATTTATATAAAAGACAATTAGAAAGCGAATAA
- a CDS encoding prolyl oligopeptidase family serine peptidase encodes MKQIVCLTLLLISVFYVKAQENISYQKPPDEILKLVDVQVAPRVLLDDKKELLILLSRNAYKSIEELSQTELRLGGLRINPKTNIGSRQRYYNKIQIQNIKQKEDAKEIKGLPKHPRLTNFSWSPDQSKISFTHTSTTGVELWILDVATATAKKLTPATINANLYSPVQWFKDGTAMLVKMIPEQRKALIDPKSAIPSGPTISVNHGKKAQNRTYQDLLKNKNDEHNFEQLAISDLYKVSLDGKKEKWLDTSMYRSIRFSPDGEYVLINIIEKPFSYLVPYRRFPSTTTVYTKEGKKVKTVVSVPLIEDLPQGFMAARKGKRSFSWRKDKPASLIYAEALDQGDPKNNVTYRDEVFQLDAPFTKDPVSLLKTKNRYSYIEWGNDQFAVAHDFWWNTRNIKSYIFNPGDNRAKPVLIEDRNYQDQYSDPGKFLMKRNQFGAESLVLDNNAAFLIGDGYSDKGQFPFLDRIDLKTNKKERVYQSSFVNKIEDIRDYTPEKKELLVRIESPNEYPNYYFKHINKDQISQLTHFENPFKSIQNIHKEVIKYKREDGVELSGTLYLPVGYDTQKKEKKPMIMWAYPREFKDKSSAGQSTKNPNKFTYPHYGSMIYWVTRGYVVLDETSFPIIGEGDTEPNDSFRKQLVANAKAAIDAVDKLGYIDRKRVAVGGHSYGAFMVANLLSHSDLFAAGIARSGAYNRTLTPFGFQSEERNYWEAPNVYYTMSPFMHADKMKYPLLLIHGEQDNNSGTYPMQSERYFNALKGLGAKVRLVMLPKESHGYRAKESILHLLWEQDQWLEEHVKNKPVGQ; translated from the coding sequence ATGAAACAAATAGTATGTCTGACACTACTGTTAATATCGGTTTTTTATGTCAAAGCTCAAGAAAACATTTCGTATCAAAAACCTCCTGATGAAATTCTGAAATTAGTTGATGTACAAGTAGCTCCCAGGGTATTACTTGATGATAAAAAAGAACTACTTATACTATTATCCAGAAATGCATATAAATCAATAGAGGAATTATCACAAACTGAGCTAAGGCTAGGAGGGCTTCGAATAAACCCCAAAACAAATATCGGCAGCAGACAACGCTATTATAACAAAATTCAGATTCAGAATATCAAACAAAAAGAGGATGCTAAAGAAATTAAAGGGCTTCCTAAACATCCTAGGCTTACTAATTTTTCATGGTCTCCAGATCAAAGTAAAATTTCTTTTACGCACACTTCCACTACCGGAGTAGAATTATGGATTCTCGATGTCGCTACAGCCACTGCCAAAAAATTAACTCCTGCTACTATAAATGCTAATTTATATAGTCCTGTTCAATGGTTTAAAGACGGTACGGCTATGTTGGTCAAAATGATTCCTGAACAAAGAAAAGCACTTATCGATCCCAAAAGTGCAATTCCTTCGGGACCAACCATCTCAGTAAATCATGGAAAAAAAGCGCAAAACAGAACGTATCAAGACTTGTTAAAAAACAAAAATGACGAACACAATTTCGAGCAATTAGCAATTTCTGATTTGTACAAAGTTTCGCTAGATGGGAAAAAAGAAAAATGGCTTGATACCTCTATGTACCGCTCTATACGGTTCTCCCCTGACGGAGAATATGTATTGATAAATATTATAGAAAAACCTTTTTCTTATTTAGTCCCATACAGACGCTTTCCTTCTACCACTACTGTTTACACAAAAGAAGGTAAAAAGGTAAAAACCGTTGTTTCTGTACCTCTGATCGAAGATTTACCACAAGGTTTTATGGCTGCCAGAAAAGGAAAAAGAAGTTTTTCCTGGAGAAAGGACAAACCTGCTTCCTTAATTTATGCAGAAGCACTAGATCAAGGAGACCCAAAAAACAACGTGACATACCGGGATGAAGTTTTTCAATTAGATGCTCCTTTCACAAAAGATCCGGTATCCTTACTAAAAACCAAAAACCGTTACTCTTATATCGAATGGGGAAATGATCAATTTGCAGTTGCTCATGATTTTTGGTGGAATACCAGAAACATAAAGTCATATATATTCAATCCAGGAGACAATCGTGCAAAACCTGTTTTAATTGAAGATAGAAATTACCAGGATCAATACAGTGACCCGGGTAAGTTTTTGATGAAAAGAAACCAGTTCGGAGCAGAAAGTCTGGTATTAGATAACAATGCAGCATTTTTAATTGGAGATGGGTATAGTGATAAAGGACAATTTCCTTTTTTAGATCGTATTGATTTAAAAACAAATAAAAAGGAACGGGTTTATCAATCCTCTTTTGTCAATAAAATAGAAGATATCAGGGATTATACTCCTGAGAAAAAAGAGCTTTTGGTACGTATTGAATCTCCTAATGAATATCCTAATTATTATTTCAAACACATCAATAAAGACCAGATATCGCAATTGACTCATTTTGAAAACCCGTTTAAAAGTATTCAGAATATTCATAAAGAAGTTATTAAATACAAAAGAGAAGACGGAGTTGAATTATCCGGTACTTTATACTTACCGGTTGGATACGATACTCAAAAAAAGGAGAAAAAACCCATGATTATGTGGGCTTATCCAAGAGAATTTAAGGATAAATCATCTGCCGGTCAAAGCACTAAAAACCCTAATAAGTTTACATACCCTCATTATGGGTCTATGATTTATTGGGTCACCAGAGGATATGTGGTTTTAGACGAAACTTCTTTTCCTATTATTGGAGAAGGAGATACGGAACCTAATGATTCTTTTAGAAAACAATTAGTAGCAAATGCCAAAGCTGCTATTGATGCTGTTGATAAGTTAGGGTATATTGATCGAAAAAGAGTTGCTGTAGGAGGTCATAGTTATGGTGCTTTTATGGTTGCTAATTTGCTTTCTCATTCAGATTTATTTGCTGCAGGAATTGCCAGAAGTGGAGCTTACAACAGAACACTTACTCCTTTTGGGTTCCAAAGTGAAGAAAGAAATTATTGGGAAGCTCCTAATGTCTACTACACAATGTCTCCTTTTATGCACGCTGATAAAATGAAATATCCGCTATTATTAATTCATGGAGAACAAGATAATAACTCAGGGACTTACCCCATGCAAAGCGAACGTTATTTCAATGCTCTAAAAGGACTAGGTGCTAAAGTGCGACTTGTTATGCTTCCTAAAGAAAGTCACGGATACAGAGCTAAAGAAAGTATCTTACACTTACTCTGGGAGCAAGATCAGTGGTTGGAAGAACATGTAAAAAATAAGCCTGTAGGTCAATAA
- a CDS encoding mechanosensitive ion channel family protein has translation MQDDITAQVKEVIHEDVWQSLQSFLNYEIFHFGTEKSPIILTVGLLLFVIVVFVITSFCLKLIRKLVTRKLPNENKKKFISIFSFTRYFIYVIVIFIALDLIGFNITGIFAASAALLVGVGLALQTLIQDIISGIFIFIDQSVKVGDIFEMEGTVGRVEEIKLRTTRAVTIDNKVLIIPNHLYLTSILYNWTQNNVYTRESVTVGVAYGSDVNLVKEVLIKAALTSDKVLATPEPSVLFTDFGDSSLEFRLIFTINNCFEATIIKSEIRFAIDRLFKEHKIDIPFPQTEVTIVRK, from the coding sequence ATGCAAGACGATATAACAGCACAAGTTAAAGAAGTGATTCATGAAGATGTTTGGCAAAGCTTACAAAGCTTTTTGAACTATGAAATTTTTCATTTCGGAACCGAAAAATCTCCCATAATATTGACAGTGGGACTGCTGTTATTTGTAATTGTAGTATTTGTCATCACTTCTTTTTGTCTGAAGCTGATCAGAAAACTGGTCACAAGAAAGTTACCCAATGAGAATAAAAAGAAGTTTATTTCTATTTTCTCCTTTACCCGATATTTTATCTATGTGATCGTAATTTTTATCGCATTAGACCTTATTGGGTTTAATATTACCGGAATTTTTGCAGCCTCAGCAGCCTTACTGGTTGGAGTGGGGTTAGCATTACAGACATTGATACAGGATATTATCTCCGGGATATTTATTTTTATAGATCAAAGTGTCAAAGTAGGAGATATTTTCGAAATGGAAGGTACTGTTGGTCGGGTAGAAGAAATTAAGTTGAGGACAACCCGAGCTGTAACGATTGATAACAAGGTGTTAATTATTCCTAATCACTTGTATTTGACTTCTATTCTGTATAATTGGACACAAAATAATGTATATACCAGAGAATCTGTTACTGTTGGAGTAGCATACGGTAGTGATGTCAATTTGGTAAAAGAAGTATTGATAAAAGCCGCATTAACGAGTGATAAAGTTTTAGCAACTCCAGAACCAAGTGTTTTGTTTACTGATTTTGGAGATAGCTCTTTGGAATTCCGACTTATTTTTACAATCAATAATTGTTTTGAAGCAACGATTATAAAAAGTGAAATAAGATTTGCTATTGATCGTTTATTCAAAGAACATAAGATTGATATACCATTCCCTCAAACAGAAGTCACTATTGTCAGGAAATGA
- a CDS encoding sigma-54 dependent transcriptional regulator codes for MAKILVIEDEAAIRRVLVKILSEESDKYIVSEAEDGLLGIEKIKAEDFDLILCDIKMPKMDGVEVLEAVKKIKPEIPMIMISGHGDLDTAVNTMRLGAFDYISKPPDLNRLLNTVRNAVDRKELVAENKMLKKKVSKNYEMIGDSKAITDIKDMIEKVAVTDARVLITGPNGTGKELVAHWIHQKSDRSKGPMIEVNCAAIPGELIESELFGHVKGAFTSANKDRAGKFEAANGGTIFLDEIGDMSLSAQAKVLRALQENKIQRVGSDKDIKVDVRIVAATNKDLKKEIAENKFREDLYHRLAVILVKVPALNDRREDIPQLVNHFAKKIAKEQGSSVKKFSDKAIKKLQQYDWTGNIRELRNVIERLIILGGAEVSEEDVSLFAAK; via the coding sequence ATGGCAAAAATATTAGTAATAGAAGATGAGGCGGCAATCCGAAGAGTATTAGTAAAAATACTGTCGGAAGAAAGCGATAAATATATTGTTTCTGAAGCAGAAGATGGTCTTCTGGGGATTGAAAAGATTAAAGCAGAAGATTTTGACCTGATATTATGTGATATCAAAATGCCTAAAATGGATGGAGTAGAAGTTCTGGAGGCTGTAAAAAAAATAAAGCCCGAAATACCGATGATTATGATTTCGGGGCATGGAGATTTAGATACAGCAGTGAATACGATGAGATTAGGAGCCTTTGATTATATTTCCAAACCACCAGATTTAAACCGTTTGCTCAATACAGTGAGAAATGCAGTAGATAGAAAAGAACTGGTTGCAGAGAATAAAATGCTGAAGAAAAAAGTCTCTAAGAATTATGAGATGATAGGCGATTCCAAAGCAATTACCGATATCAAGGATATGATAGAAAAGGTAGCGGTTACTGATGCCAGAGTACTGATTACCGGACCTAATGGAACAGGGAAGGAACTGGTAGCACATTGGATACATCAAAAAAGTGACCGAAGCAAAGGACCTATGATAGAAGTAAACTGTGCTGCAATTCCAGGAGAACTGATAGAAAGTGAATTATTTGGTCATGTCAAAGGAGCTTTTACTTCTGCTAATAAAGATAGAGCAGGAAAATTCGAAGCAGCGAATGGAGGAACCATTTTCCTGGATGAAATAGGAGATATGAGCCTTTCTGCTCAGGCTAAAGTATTACGAGCCCTGCAGGAAAATAAAATACAGCGAGTAGGAAGTGATAAAGATATCAAGGTAGATGTTCGCATTGTTGCAGCAACCAATAAAGATCTTAAGAAAGAAATTGCAGAAAACAAATTCAGAGAAGATTTATACCACCGATTGGCCGTTATTTTGGTAAAAGTACCAGCCTTAAATGATAGAAGAGAAGATATTCCGCAATTGGTAAATCACTTTGCCAAGAAAATAGCAAAAGAGCAGGGGTCTTCAGTAAAGAAGTTTTCTGATAAAGCTATCAAGAAATTACAGCAATATGATTGGACAGGAAATATACGAGAATTGCGTAATGTGATCGAACGACTAATTATTTTAGGAGGAGCAGAAGTTAGCGAAGAAGATGTTTCTTTGTTTGCCGCAAAGTAG
- a CDS encoding bestrophin family protein has protein sequence MLTKARYSVKDMLQWTRWELIGFIIFSSIITVLHQLFDFTFFKIPWTPVAVVGTAVAFIIGFQNNAAYGRIWEARKIWGGIVNTSRSWGMKTKDMITNEYTEEKVPEERLIQERKTMVYRHIAWLTALRHAMRSPKKWEVFEYHRTNREWSKMMHIPERDISLEEAISPYLSKEEQAYILQKNNKAAAILYLQSGHLRQLKEQKLLWEFSFLDLENVLQELFTLQGKSERIKNFPYPRQYATLSHYFVLIFVILLPFAIIPEFSGIGDKIATKYPIIGFNFVWLAVPFYTIVSWIFHTMQRIGTVGENPFEGSANDVPISTISRGIEIDLRQLLDEEVDQIPKQFKEQFDVQM, from the coding sequence ATGCTTACGAAAGCTCGTTATTCAGTAAAAGATATGCTCCAGTGGACCCGATGGGAGCTTATCGGATTTATTATTTTTTCCTCGATCATAACCGTATTACATCAGCTATTTGATTTTACTTTTTTTAAAATTCCATGGACGCCGGTTGCTGTTGTTGGTACAGCTGTAGCTTTTATCATCGGATTCCAAAATAACGCTGCCTATGGAAGAATCTGGGAAGCTAGAAAAATATGGGGAGGTATAGTAAATACCTCACGTAGCTGGGGAATGAAAACAAAAGACATGATCACTAATGAGTATACAGAAGAAAAGGTTCCTGAAGAACGGTTAATACAGGAAAGGAAAACAATGGTGTATCGTCATATAGCATGGCTTACAGCATTACGTCATGCTATGAGAAGTCCAAAAAAATGGGAAGTTTTTGAATATCATAGAACCAATAGAGAATGGTCAAAAATGATGCATATTCCTGAGCGCGATATTAGCCTGGAAGAAGCAATATCTCCATATCTGAGTAAAGAAGAACAAGCTTATATTTTACAAAAAAATAATAAAGCCGCAGCAATTTTGTATTTGCAATCAGGTCATTTAAGACAGTTAAAAGAACAAAAATTACTCTGGGAATTTTCATTTTTGGATTTAGAAAATGTATTACAAGAGTTATTTACCCTTCAGGGAAAATCCGAGAGGATTAAAAATTTTCCATATCCGAGGCAATACGCGACTCTATCTCATTACTTTGTATTAATCTTTGTGATACTATTGCCTTTTGCGATTATTCCTGAATTCTCTGGGATAGGAGACAAAATAGCAACAAAATATCCAATAATAGGATTCAATTTTGTATGGCTCGCAGTTCCTTTTTATACGATTGTATCCTGGATTTTCCATACGATGCAACGAATAGGAACGGTAGGAGAAAATCCATTCGAAGGGTCTGCTAATGATGTCCCTATTTCTACAATTTCCCGGGGAATAGAAATTGATCTCAGACAGTTGTTAGATGAAGAAGTTGATCAAATCCCAAAGCAGTTTAAAGAACAATTTGATGTACAGATGTAA